A region of Vitis riparia cultivar Riparia Gloire de Montpellier isolate 1030 chromosome 12, EGFV_Vit.rip_1.0, whole genome shotgun sequence DNA encodes the following proteins:
- the LOC117926386 gene encoding heavy metal-associated isoprenylated plant protein 16-like yields the protein MKQKVVIKVAMNGQKSRTKALKIAVGVSGVESAALKGQEKDEIEVTGEEIDVVALTFLLRKNVGNAEVVSVGAAEKKEQKKEEKKEEQKNEPTVHAWHSYPYEIGVTHYPIYHYPEYTDRPDSCPIM from the exons ATGAAG CAAAAGGTGGTGATCAAGGTGGCTATGAATGGGCAGAAGTCACGCACCAAGGCCTTGAAGATTGCAGTCGGGGTTTCAGGGGTTGAATCAGCAGCTTTGAAAGGTCAAGAGAAGGATGAAATAGAGGTAACAGGGGAGGAAATTGATGTTGTTGCTCTCACCTTCTTGCTCCGGAAGAACGTGGGCAATGCAGAGGTGGTGAGCGTGGGCGCTGCAGAGAAGAAAGAGcaaaagaaagaggagaagaaagaGGAACAGAAAAATGAGCCAACTGTACACGCCTGGCATTCATATCCGTATGAGATTGGTGTTACTCACTACCCAATTTACCATTACCCGGAATACACCGACCGACCGGACTCATGCCCCATCATGTAA